In Scophthalmus maximus strain ysfricsl-2021 chromosome 5, ASM2237912v1, whole genome shotgun sequence, the sequence aagcaaagagagaaatacTAACCCTTCTCTATCTCCACTGGAAAGACGTCCATCTTGTCCACCCTCTTCTCGAGCTCAAACTCGGCCGAGGCCGACACTGGGTCAATGTCCTCATTGTGTCTGTCGTACTCTGCGTTAGAGTAGGTGCTGTACACCTGGGAGACAGCAGTCAACACACTATAAAATAATAGGCCTCAGCGCACGTCAACGCTGATGTAAAATTCAGGCGTGTGAACagtgaaaacactgttttatgCATCAATAGCAAATATCACCACAGAGCAGACTGTAAAGAGAACCATCTGCAGCTATTGACACAACAAGACACTGTTTATGTTGGCAAATCTGTCAGTGAGAGTGCGAGAGAATCACAGAGGGAGAAATTCAGGAAGTGCAGAGATCTGAGCAAACTGCACAAACATAGTTAATAAATCTCAGCGTACAAACACAACTCCCAATCAGAGTCTGAGACTACactgactgctgctgccgcagaGGTTTGTAATGAACTGGGCCAGGCTGTTGCCACATTCGCATCAATACGAAAGTTTTTTGTGTGCGTTTACACGAAGGCAGCTCTGAACTGAGAGCTGACAGAATGAAGCAAGTGGGATCTTGTCTGCTCCCTCCCTGAATGGATCAGAAACATGGCTTGGGGCTAAAATGTGTCTAACACGGATTCAAGCAGCAACTGGAACTTGAACTGACAGTCACACAAATCTGAAATGAAGCGCTTCCTTCAATGCATGGCCCTGCAGATGTCAATAAAGTGAATAATGAATGCCGGTGTCTTACCTTGATGGCTGCCGAGGAGAACCTGACCTTCCTCTTCGCCTCGTCTGATGcgtcctcatcatcttcctgcTCAGGAATGCCAGGAATTTCCTTGTATTCTGCTAAAAGCCGATGTCCCGCACGCACAGAGTTACCAAGGTCCTGTCCTGGGGATGCTGAATGTTCTGGCTGACACTGGGATTCCTGATCACACACAAACGCCTCGTTCTCAATCCCACAGATTACTGCAGATCCCGTCTTGCCCTCTTTGCCACCAACAAAGTCATCTTTTCCATCAGCACCTCTGCACACCACATGCTTGCCCTCCTCATTGGCCTGCTCAGACGCTgcaccttcttctctctcccctttctcctcatTTTCAGGTCGTCCCTTCTCTTGACTATGCCTACATTCTTGCTCTGCATGCTCAccattcctctcctcctcaaccCCCTTTTCAACATCTTTCTCTTGCATCTTGCCCCTCTTTTTCCTTCCGGCACCTTCTTCCACACCcgcatttgtctttttctctgctttgtCCCCCTTTTCTGTTGACTCGTTCTCAGCCTGTTCAAGGAACTCTCCGTTCTGCTCCTCCCTTTCACCCACCCGTTGTTCATCCACCTGCTCATACTTGTCTTTTACACTTTCCCCGTcatcttttgtctctcttttagATGACATGCTGGTGGATAACTGCCTCTGGTGTTCTTCTGAGGGAGCGACTGGCCtaccttctccttctcttggTTCCACTCTGTTTCCCAGCGTGCAAGGTCCTGCTAATGTTTCCATCCTTGACTCTTCAAAGACATCATCCACTAGGGCCTCTGCACTTTCTCCTGCAATTGAGCTTGTGTACATTTCCCCCTCATCTTTAAGCCATTTCTTGATTTCTTTTcgctccttttccttttcctcttcattaCCATCACTTTCTGACGACTCTGCATTTACATCGACACGTTCTGCTCTCACTGGCTCTTCAGGGGTCAAGCAGAGGTCAAGACCAGTGTCTTCTGcccttccttcctctgcctGTGTCGCCGTGGTTTCACCATGTCTGTCAAGACAGGAGGGAGATTTGTTGGATGCTTTACCGAGGCCCTGCAATACAGGAGATTTAGGACGCTCCGTCAGTGACGCAGGTGTAGGAAGCTTTGACAAGGAAATATTTATGACTGGTAGGTTTATGGATTTGTCTTTATCAGAGCCATTCTCCTCTGTGTGCTTCTCTTTCCAacttgcctcctcctctctttcctcctgtttgcctcctcctctcccatcgTCTCCTTCTATTTTCCCATCCGCCCCCTTGCTTCCCCTGCCAGTCACAGGTTTTGAAgatccctccacctccatcaccttGGTCTCAAACAACCTCCGGGCTACGGAGAACTTCTGAGCAAGAGCAGCTCTGTCAATATCCTTTATCTCATCTGACCTGGATGGTTTATCTGGCAGAGAGGTTTCTATAGCGGAGACGTTGGCCACGGTGCTCAGAGCAGATGAGGAACTCACGACTGATTGTCTGGATCCGGGAAGAGGTGAAGTTTGAAGCTGAAGGCTAGGATTTTGGGGAGAACTCAGTGTTGGGCCACCATCTTGTCTCAGCTGATTGCTGTCCATTTGGAGGAAGATGTTCTCTCTGATCTTGGTCCCCCTGGTGCTGTGGACCCTTCCTCTGCCACTGCTGGTGTGGGTCATTATGGGATCTGACAGGCTGGTTGGCAGCCTGTTTGGATGCACAGCGGagcactgagcagcagcagcagtagtagtagcttTGGTGCCACTGTCAAATGAACATTTGATTGCATGGAAGTCAGACTTGTAGGTTATCCTATGAGGGGAGGCACTGCGGCCTTTGTTATCCGTCCGCATCATTTGAGAATTGAAGTTCTCTGTAGGGAAGGGGAGAAAACTGAAGGAGCTGAGGAAGACACGGGTTAACGAAAGCACCTAGGCAAGTGTTGAGCGGGGAGATAGACCTTTAAGATCTGCTAGTACAGTGGAATGGTAGCAATAAGGCAAGAAATGCGCTGGGTAGTCAGGCTGGTGTTTCAAGGGGTTCCTGAATTTGTTGGATGGCAGCAATAAGTGACAAAGGCAGGCTGCTGGTCTGTGGACTTCATGGTCTTCAGGCAAGCTTCGGATATTTCTCCACAGCCAAAGTCTCCTGGAAATGCAGTTTGAGGAAAGGTAAAGTTTTGACAATGGTACCACACTCATTGGGGTTAAATAGCACAGCTCAGTGGGTGTTTGATACAAATTACAGCCAAGGCAAACTAACAAGTGTCTCTCTTGCGCCTTTGAGCAATCAACACAGTGATTTAAACCAATGATTTATGAGTACTTACAGAGCAATAGGATGAGCAGCTCcacccaaatatatatatatatttttttaacgtAGCATGAATGCGTTTTGTTTACCGAGTTGCTCGACACAGGTTTGCAGGAGTAAGGAAAGTGTGCTGCTTTAAAGTGCCGTCGGAGAATGGACGAATAGGAGAGAatacaaaaaaccaaaacacttaGCAATGTATGtctgcacttttttaaaataaagatattggggatttaattcattttgactgGTTGGTCTTCCTTTCACTATCAAACGCTTTACAGTGCATATTTACTCTTCTTACAACAAGAGTAAAACGGCGACATTAGACTTGTGACTCACACTGTCTGCAGAGGCACACGACGGATGCCTCAGGGTGGGAGCGGGAGTGTACGACGGCTCGTGAAGGCAACACGTCTCACCACTAACCTGTCTGGAGTGCGCGCGCAGTTCAAAGGTCGCGACAGGTGGCTCGCGTCGCGCGGGCTGTGGGTGAACAAACAGGTCCACCGGGTGAGTTCGCACCGGTGGATCACGACGCCACGAGTGCGGTGTCCCCTCACACGACCGCCGCGTCTCACCGTAGTGCGCAGGGTGCCGTCCGGCGTGCGGGCAGGCGGTGCTGGCGGCTCCCTCGCTGTGATAAACGCAGACAGATGGCGACTCATGTCTCTAAATACTGTAAGTGGATTATCCGGCGGTAATCCCGTGTAAACTACTCCAGTAACTGGCGGTGAGTGGGCACCGGCGGCGGGGCAAGTCGTCCGTCCGCTGTTtgttgtctggtgtgtgtgtgtgtgtgtaaaacaccGAATTCACCCGCCACATAAAGTCTGAACATCGGTGGTCTCATTCAGTCTCTCGGTCCTGCGAAGCCGCGAGCTTAACCTGAACATGATAATGTCGTATCAGTGATGCCAGCATCCACACTACTATATATACTAGTATACTCAACTGTCTTTATGAACTGTGTCTCTCCTCAGTGGCCACTAGTTGACCCAGAGTGGGACTAATGGAGGATTACCTCATCTTACTACATTACCTTAGTTGTGCCACACACTACTACTGAGACATGCAGGTTACATCCACTTACCTTTACTTGTGTTGCAGCATCGCCGCCAAGCGCTGCCATCTGCCGTGGCAACCGATATTACTGTGACTGAGGCTCTCCTGGGCTCAGAggtaagctgtgtgtgtgtgtgtgtgtgtgtgtgtgtgtgtgtgtgtgtgtgtgtgtgtgtgtgtgtgtgtgtgtgtgtgtgagagagagagagagagagagagaatattcaCCTCCCACTATCTGTctacctgtgtgtgtcagtttatttgtgcatgtgtgtgaggcAAACAAGAGCAGTGATGCAGCACCTGCTgatgtacgtgtgcgtgtgcgcgtgtgtgtgtgtgtgtgagtgtgagtgtgtgtgtgtgagtgtgtgagagagatgccAATGGGTTAGTTGGTGCAGTACCTGTGTCTGTCCGTGAGGCCGCCTTGTGTGGCAgatggactgg encodes:
- the LOC118311751 gene encoding neurabin-1 isoform X4, with product MMRTDNKGRSASPHRITYKSDFHAIKCSFDSGTKATTTAAAAQCSAVHPNRLPTSLSDPIMTHTSSGRGRVHSTRGTKIRENIFLQMDSNQLRQDGGPTLSSPQNPSLQLQTSPLPGSRQSVVSSSSALSTVANVSAIETSLPDKPSRSDEIKDIDRAALAQKFSVARRLFETKVMEVEGSSKPVTGRGSKGADGKIEGDDGRGGGKQEEREEEASWKEKHTEENGSDKDKSINLPVINISLSKLPTPASLTERPKSPVLQGLGKASNKSPSCLDRHGETTATQAEEGRAEDTGLDLCLTPEEPVRAERVDVNAESSESDGNEEEKEKERKEIKKWLKDEGEMYTSSIAGESAEALVDDVFEESRMETLAGPCTLGNRVEPREGEGRPVAPSEEHQRQLSTSMSSKRETKDDGESVKDKYEQVDEQRVGEREEQNGEFLEQAENESTEKGDKAEKKTNAGVEEGAGRKKRGKMQEKDVEKGVEEERNGEHAEQECRHSQEKGRPENEEKGEREEGAASEQANEEGKHVVCRGADGKDDFVGGKEGKTGSAVICGIENEAFVCDQESQCQPEHSASPGQDLGNSVRAGHRLLAEYKEIPGIPEQEDDEDASDEAKRKVRFSSAAIKVYSTYSNAEYDRHNEDIDPVSASAEFELEKRVDKMDVFPVEIEKGEDGLGISIIGMGVGADQGLEKLGIFVKTVTEGGATQKDERIQVNDQIVEVDGVSLVGVSQLFAARVLKNTSGLVKFLIGREREGVQSEVARLINESLEMDKTSRKRESARGDEDNDGSSVAEKDSVAELKEEEEEEDDDEEEEDVAALSCLDNYQLCLKYQQLQSKLRSKSAQLHHAREKLKAREEQQSCWESQKAELEQRAEDGEEKADKLDKYWQEAQTLCRVVSQRLADAQSQSESLENKYSKAKRLVREYQNREEEWERRAADLTRELEERDKQHRDSAERLQIQIAQQEKKEPVADRENHPVDSSLTDWYIPVPDTVRLDSSANKARAQLAQKSKRHPPSRDKLRASFRKWEDEVQKAQESQSLSAPTVAQRSSRGDLSSTSSLSALSPLPPTSSVFTPPIYITVTPSPCKSSAYRKSKSKFPDFSGLRKSLGKRKTEKGRKRSVTNSRGSSGDLVDELTGVSPAGSVTSMPSCLPFPWFGERGRENEEEEERGRERLRSVSSSSLPYLTTTGRRDPTLDDDPVPTNNNNQWQSRPILEWDNQQVCLWLNAMNMDQYMSQFTNRGVNGRQLLNMDSEKLKALGVCSQNDRSVLKKKLKEMKKREEKEQKRGEKRLKEEKNAVLDKENGKERVMVEASVKDVGHTGKTVRTESLL